The Nitriliruptor alkaliphilus DSM 45188 genome includes a region encoding these proteins:
- a CDS encoding CpaF family protein: MPATDRTTDRTTEHATVVDGRLRTAVARRLREDDDLLAGGGDRSALRRAIARALAAEGVVAAPDVWARLVRDLVDELGGLGPLEALLRDPAVTDVMVNGADEVHVERDGRLTVTSVRFDDDAHLLGVLRRVLGPLGTRLDRAHPYADAVLPGGVRLHAILPPLATRPTLTLRRVPAVVPSWDQLEAVGSVPGDLRGLLLDAVASRRNLVVAGRAGVGKTTLLARLLAEVDRDRVVVIEDAPELRHPAPHTVHLQVRPATPDGVGEVDVATLLRNALRMRPDRLVVGEVRGREVADLLQAMNTGHDGSMTTVHANGADEAIVRLEGMALLAGVPIDAARAQVAAALDLVVALDRDRDGRRQVAALVEVDLQRDGAGIHVRWSR, encoded by the coding sequence GTGCCAGCCACCGACCGCACCACCGACCGCACCACCGAGCACGCGACCGTCGTCGACGGGCGCCTGCGGACCGCGGTGGCCCGACGCCTCCGCGAGGACGACGACCTCCTCGCCGGCGGTGGCGATCGCAGCGCCCTGCGGCGTGCCATCGCCCGGGCCCTCGCCGCCGAGGGCGTCGTCGCCGCCCCCGACGTCTGGGCCCGGCTGGTCCGCGACCTCGTCGACGAGCTCGGCGGCCTCGGTCCGCTCGAGGCGCTGCTGCGCGATCCGGCGGTCACCGACGTGATGGTCAACGGCGCCGACGAGGTGCACGTCGAGCGTGACGGCCGGCTGACGGTGACGTCCGTGCGCTTCGACGACGATGCCCACCTGCTCGGCGTGCTGCGCCGGGTCCTCGGCCCCCTCGGGACCCGCCTCGACCGGGCGCACCCCTACGCCGACGCGGTCCTGCCAGGCGGTGTCCGGCTGCACGCCATCCTGCCGCCCCTGGCGACCCGGCCGACGCTCACCCTGCGCCGGGTGCCGGCCGTGGTCCCCTCCTGGGACCAACTCGAGGCCGTCGGCAGCGTCCCCGGCGACCTGCGCGGACTACTGCTCGACGCGGTCGCCTCCCGCCGCAACCTCGTGGTCGCGGGCCGCGCCGGAGTCGGGAAGACCACGCTGCTGGCCCGCCTCCTCGCCGAGGTCGACCGTGACCGCGTCGTGGTCATCGAGGACGCACCCGAGTTGCGCCACCCCGCCCCCCACACCGTCCACCTCCAGGTGCGACCCGCGACCCCCGACGGCGTCGGCGAGGTCGACGTCGCCACGCTGCTGCGCAACGCCCTGCGGATGCGGCCGGACCGCCTGGTGGTCGGCGAGGTCCGCGGTCGCGAGGTCGCCGACCTGCTGCAGGCGATGAACACCGGTCACGACGGATCGATGACCACCGTCCACGCCAACGGCGCCGACGAGGCCATCGTCCGGCTCGAAGGCATGGCGCTGTTGGCCGGTGTCCCCATCGACGCCGCCCGCGCCCAGGTCGCGGCGGCGCTCGACCTGGTCGTCGCGCTCGATCGCGACCGGGACGGACGTCGCCAGGTCGCCGCGCTGGTCGAGGTCGATCTGCAGCGCGACGGTGCCGGCATCCACGTGAGGTGGTCACGGTGA
- a CDS encoding type II secretion system F family protein gives MSRDPAPHGRELDRVRLRVAAGADPGDVAMLGERTATVVRVATEAGSPLLAALDAAADAEDDARRAQRAVAVASAQGRAVAIGLLVAPLLLVPFLGRLFGIDLVAYHRTPIGMVTGGLGLSLLLVGGLAARRVVAAVGAPARPPSAVGRRLLATVGASVAAVAIHPVAGLVLFGVALLRGRPRPAPPDPAVADAAELAATAVGGGLPPAAALRLAADELPALAAPLRRLAFDLEHGDTSADLPPGVDRLADVLTDADRLGAPVGPTLRRLAADVRADELTRVLAAAERLPVRLTFPTALCLLPGTLLLVGAPIVQVGLGVVST, from the coding sequence GTGAGCCGGGACCCTGCCCCCCACGGTCGCGAGCTCGACCGCGTGCGCCTGCGGGTCGCGGCGGGTGCCGACCCCGGCGACGTGGCGATGCTCGGTGAGCGAACGGCCACCGTGGTCCGCGTGGCCACCGAGGCCGGATCGCCGCTGCTCGCCGCCCTCGACGCCGCTGCGGACGCTGAGGACGACGCCCGGCGCGCCCAACGTGCCGTGGCGGTCGCGTCGGCGCAGGGCCGTGCTGTCGCCATCGGGTTGCTGGTCGCGCCACTGCTGCTGGTGCCCTTCCTCGGACGCCTGTTCGGGATCGACCTCGTCGCCTACCACCGCACCCCGATCGGGATGGTGACCGGTGGCCTCGGGCTTTCCCTGCTGCTCGTCGGCGGGCTCGCGGCGCGGCGGGTGGTCGCCGCGGTCGGCGCCCCCGCGCGCCCACCGTCCGCGGTGGGGCGGCGGCTGCTGGCCACCGTGGGTGCCAGCGTCGCCGCCGTCGCGATCCACCCCGTCGCCGGCCTCGTCCTCTTCGGTGTCGCCCTGCTGCGTGGCCGACCCCGCCCGGCCCCTCCGGATCCGGCCGTGGCGGACGCGGCGGAGTTGGCGGCCACCGCCGTCGGGGGCGGGCTCCCACCAGCCGCCGCGCTCCGGCTCGCCGCCGACGAGCTGCCCGCCCTGGCCGCACCGCTCAGGCGCCTGGCCTTCGACCTCGAGCACGGCGACACCTCGGCGGACCTGCCGCCCGGCGTCGACCGTCTCGCCGACGTGCTCACCGACGCCGACCGGCTCGGTGCGCCGGTCGGTCCGACGCTGCGGCGCCTCGCCGCGGACGTCCGGGCCGACGAGCTGACCCGGGTCCTGGCCGCCGCCGAGCGGCTCCCGGTCCGGCTGACCTTCCCCACCGCCCTGTGCCTGCTGCCCGGGACCCTGCTGCTGGTCGGTGCGCCGATCGTGCAGGTGGGCCTCGGTGTCGTCAGCACCTGA
- a CDS encoding TadE family protein: protein MNRTRAHRPVRPERGGPARPRRTAGEAGFLSLEWVMTLPVVTILAALVLAAGFLVRDVLVLQEAARVGARVASTTAGDQAVTWAVQDAAPELAGGRLTVRVAPPLRRSGDQVEVEVVAHRRYGPLTHRLRARSVARVEPILDVGPTGPATPLQPIDPTAPRGPVAPAAPPRPVSPHGPIAPAGPGAHATPQQDGRPW from the coding sequence GTGAACCGCACCCGCGCGCACCGGCCGGTCCGCCCCGAACGGGGCGGACCGGCCCGCCCCCGCCGCACCGCCGGCGAGGCTGGGTTCCTGTCCCTCGAGTGGGTCATGACCCTCCCGGTCGTGACCATCCTGGCCGCGCTGGTCCTCGCGGCGGGCTTCCTGGTGCGTGACGTGCTCGTGCTCCAGGAGGCCGCCCGGGTCGGTGCCCGCGTCGCGTCGACCACCGCCGGTGACCAGGCGGTCACTTGGGCGGTCCAGGACGCGGCACCCGAGCTCGCCGGCGGCCGCCTGACCGTCCGCGTGGCGCCACCGCTGCGCCGCAGCGGCGACCAGGTCGAGGTGGAGGTGGTCGCCCACCGCCGCTACGGGCCGCTGACGCACCGGCTGCGGGCCCGCAGCGTCGCCCGGGTCGAACCGATCCTCGACGTCGGCCCGACCGGTCCCGCCACCCCGCTCCAGCCGATCGATCCGACCGCCCCCCGGGGACCGGTGGCACCCGCAGCCCCACCCCGCCCGGTCTCACCCCACGGGCCGATCGCCCCGGCCGGGCCGGGCGCCCACGCGACCCCACAGCAGGACGGGAGACCGTGGTGA
- a CDS encoding pilus assembly protein TadG-related protein produces the protein MNRRWQGDESGALATPVLLLVWCGLCLAIVVVDVGAYLVAASRAQGAADAAALAAVAADLAQPAPPHIVARSVAGRNRARVESCHCRAGSGRVEVEVSVPVGGVVISRVGMQRVTASAEAELVHTGS, from the coding sequence GTGAACCGCCGGTGGCAGGGCGACGAATCCGGGGCGCTGGCGACCCCGGTGCTGTTGCTGGTCTGGTGCGGGCTGTGCCTCGCGATCGTGGTGGTCGACGTCGGCGCGTACCTCGTCGCGGCGTCACGGGCGCAGGGGGCGGCCGACGCCGCTGCCCTGGCCGCCGTCGCGGCGGACCTGGCGCAGCCCGCCCCACCGCACATCGTCGCCAGGTCGGTCGCCGGACGGAACCGGGCCCGCGTCGAATCCTGCCACTGCCGGGCAGGCAGCGGCCGCGTCGAGGTCGAGGTCAGCGTCCCGGTCGGCGGCGTGGTCATCTCCCGGGTCGGCATGCAACGCGTGACCGCCAGCGCCGAGGCCGAGCTCGTGCACACCGGTAGCTGA
- a CDS encoding class E sortase — MTQVDLPEGPDSSGAFVYDPELGAGRATPSGFVIDALRRRRLGRLLVSGLTVLLFLAGAGLFTYPFFTDLYTDRVVQDRLDSEFDDLQAADWEAPEAGSPLTRIIIPAIDLSTVVVEGTSPAALRAGAGHYPNTPLPGEVGNVGIAGHRTTYGRPFNRVDELEPGDEIWLITPVGDHRYVVSDPDPDIGENPWVTTPDDWGVVAASDEALLTLTSCHPKGSAQERIIVRAELVDSLPAGGYAEQADAEQADAERVQAAA; from the coding sequence GTGACGCAGGTGGACCTGCCGGAGGGCCCTGACAGCTCCGGGGCGTTCGTCTACGACCCTGAACTCGGAGCGGGGCGCGCCACGCCGTCGGGGTTCGTGATCGATGCGCTGCGGCGACGCCGCCTCGGCCGCCTGCTGGTCTCCGGCCTGACCGTCCTGCTGTTCCTCGCCGGCGCGGGCCTGTTCACCTACCCGTTCTTCACCGACCTCTACACCGACCGGGTGGTCCAGGACCGGCTCGACAGCGAGTTCGACGACCTCCAGGCCGCCGACTGGGAAGCGCCCGAGGCCGGATCGCCGCTGACCCGCATCATCATCCCGGCCATCGACCTGTCCACCGTGGTCGTCGAGGGCACCTCCCCGGCCGCCCTCCGCGCCGGCGCCGGGCACTACCCCAACACTCCCCTGCCGGGCGAGGTGGGCAACGTCGGCATCGCGGGCCATCGGACCACCTACGGTCGCCCCTTCAACCGCGTCGACGAGCTCGAGCCCGGCGACGAGATCTGGTTGATCACGCCGGTCGGTGACCACCGTTACGTGGTCAGCGACCCCGATCCCGACATCGGTGAGAACCCGTGGGTCACGACGCCGGACGACTGGGGCGTGGTCGCCGCCTCCGACGAGGCGCTGCTGACGCTCACGTCCTGCCACCCGAAGGGGTCGGCACAGGAGCGGATCATCGTGCGGGCCGAGCTGGTCGACTCGCTGCCGGCCGGGGGCTACGCCGAGCAGGCCGACGCCGAGCAGGCCGACGCCGAGCGGGTCCAGGCCGCAGCCTGA